A stretch of DNA from Streptomyces sp. NBC_01197:
ACCGACGCATTCGTCGATGTCTACGGTGAGCGCGCCCGGGCGAACACGCTCGTGATCCTTGAGGAAGTCGCCGATGGCGGCTGGAGCCTCGGCGGTACCGTTCTCAACGCGGAGATGCTGGGACGGAGCTGATTCCAGCGGCGCCCGTCGCCCGCCCATCGACGTGAACGCGCCATGATCGGCTTCCGGCTGTGGGCTGAGCGGGGGTGGGCTGCGGCTGTGCCGTCGGTGAGGATGAGCTGCTGGAGATTGCGCAGGGTGCTGCCGGGCTCCAGACCGAGTTCCTCCTGGAGTGTGCGGCGGGCACGCTGGTACACGTCGAGGGCGTCGGCGCGCCGGCCGCACTCCAGGAGAGCGGTCATCTCCTTCTCCCAGAGGCCCTCGCGCAGCGGGTTGGGTGT
This window harbors:
- a CDS encoding tautomerase family protein, whose translation is MPFANIKVPADTLTDGSKKKLQDAVTDAFVDVYGERARANTLVILEEVADGGWSLGGTVLNAEMLGRS